Genomic segment of Paenibacillus polymyxa:
TTCCCTTTTCATGGAATAGTGAGCTGTCTGGTCAGATGCTTCGTAAATATGCCGTATTAGAAAAAAATGCAGCAGAGTTGCTTGACCAGACAATGGACGCACTCGGTTTAAGCATGCGCGCGTATGATCGAATTCTCAAGCTTTCGCGTACCATTGCAGACTTACATGACTCAGAGAAAATTTTGACTTCACATGTGGCTGAAGCTATTCAATACCGCCATATGGATAGAGCAAATGCCAGTTTTCACGAAAGTTAAAAAGGCGATAAATTAGTAGCTATAACACGATCATTTTTATGAAAGAATTTCCCAAAGGGTATGTACAATAGAAATTGAAAAAAAGGGATAAAAAAAGCTCCAGACAATAAAGATCTGGAGAAGAAAAATAAGATTATGACAATAGTGATTATACTATGAGTATATCAACTTTGTATATACGATTATACATCAGCTCCCATGTTACTTGATGGAAAAAAACAAACAGTCTTTAACGAAGGGATAGCTGAAAGGATAATAGCCCCTCGACAAAAACGGTTGAGGGGCTTGTTGTGAAATTCATTCTAACGAAACTATTGAATCCATGAAGAGAGATGAAGACATCCCCTACATATGCTAAAGAAAATCTAAGTTACAAAACATTCAGTTTCACTTCAATATTACCGCGGGTAGCGCGGGAGTATGGACATTGTTCATGTGCGCCTTCCACCAGTTTTACTGCAGTTTCATGATCGACGCCTTTTACCAGTACGTCGAGACTTACTCCGATTCCGAAGCCGCCGTCTTCCACTTTGCCGAAATGGACCGTAGCTGTTACTTCAGTACCTTCATGCTTAATACGTTGCATGCGAGCAACCATATTTAAGGCACTGTCAAAGCAAGCGGAATAGCCTGCTGCGAACAATTGCTCTGGATTCGTACCTGCCCCGCCTGCGCCGCCCATTTCTTTTGGGGTATCAATATCTAAACGGAGTTCAGGGGAAGAAGACTCGATATAACCGTTACGTCCACCAACCGCTTTTACTGTTGTTTCATACATTTTTTGTTGAATGGTCATCATAATCCAATCACTGCCTCTCGCTCAATTTATATTTTACACAATTTAATTTATCAAAATAATTATTGTTTGTAAAGTATTTTGTGCAATTAGCATGTATTTTATTATATAATGTGCTAAAATAATGACGAAAGTAGGTGATCAGACAGCATGGAAGACAATCCTAATGAAGGTACAGCGTTGAAACTTGATAATCAGTTATGCTTTGCCATATATGCATGCTCCAGAGAGATTACGAAGCTATACCAGCCTTATCTGGAAAAGCTCGGTGTGACGTACTCGCAATATTTGGTACTTATCGTGCTCTGGGAGCGTGAAGAGTGTACAGTGAAGGAATTGGGTGAGGCACTATATTTGGACTCCGGCACACTAACTCCGCTATTGAAGAGATTGCAGAACGCCGGGCTTATCGATCGAAAGCGTTCCACTCAGGATGAGCGTAAGGTGCTGATTTCTTTGACGACAGAGGGAAGCGCATTACGGGAAAAAGCTCTGTCCGTACCAGGATGCATCCAGGAAAAAACAAGTATGACTCATGATCAATTTGGGTCGCTTCTGCTCCAGTTCAATGATCTGCTTGATCGTGTTCATCAAGCTAATGTACAAATTGAAAAATCATAAGGTGTTTTCAGTTGCTCTTGCGAATCTTATGGCATGAGTTGTTCTCAGCTGAAAGAAAAAATACCTAATAATATTTGAAGAATTAAAGTGCCTCTTAATGTGGATTAGGTAATCCCATGTTGTAGAGGTGCTTTTTTTTGTGTGAATTTGTATTAAGAGAAATATCCAATAATATCCAAACATTCGATTTTGGGAATGATAATGATATCAAAATACTGTAATTCATGAGGTTAAATTATAAGGAAAGCGTTTTAAAAACATGTTACAATGATGTAGGTTTAGTATAGATTTCCTTGTGAACCGCCCTTGTTGCAGTCATGTTGATAGGAGGATTCCAGAATGAATATCCATGAATATCAGGGTAAAGAAGTATTGAAGCAGTACGGAGTGGCTGTACCGAACGGTAAGGTTGCCTATACGGTGGAGGAAGCCGTTGCTGCGGCAGAATCGCTTGGAAGCGCTGTTACGGTGGTAAAGGCACAAATTCATGCTGGTGGACGCGGTAAAGCGGGTGGCGTGAAAGTTGCCAAAGGTCTGGATGAGGTGCGGACTTTTGCTTCTGAAATTTTGGGTAAGGTGCTGGTGACGCATCAGACCGGACCTGAAGGTAAAGAGGTCAAACGCCTTTTGGTTGAGGAAGGCTGCGATATTCGTAAAGAATATTACGTCGGCGTTGTCGTAGATCGTGCGACTGGACGTATCGTAATGATGGCCTCAGAAGAAGGCGGTACGGAAATCGAAGAGGTGGCTGCAGCCACTCCGGAGAAGATTTTTAAAGCGGTTGTTGATCCAGCGATTGGGCTTCAGGTGTATCAGGCCCGTAAGTTGGCGTATGACATTAATATCCCAAATGAACTGGTAAACAAAGCGGTCAAGTTTATGCTGGCACTATACGAAGCTTTTGTGGACAAGGACTGTTCGATTGCAGAAATCAATCCCTTAGTCGTTACGGGTGATGGGAATGTACTGGCGTTGGATGCCAAACTGAATTTTGATTCTAATGCGTTGTTCCGTCACAAGGATATTTTGGAATTGCGTGATTTGGATGAAGAGGACGAGAAGGAAATTGAGGCATCTAAATTCGATCTAAGCTATATCGCTCTGGACGGAAATATTGGCTGTATGGTCAATGGTGCGGGCTTGGCGATGGCAACCATGGATATTATCAAATATTACGGTGGCGATCCGGCCAACTTCCTGGACGTAGGGGGCGGTGCGACGACGGAAAAGGTAACCGAAGCGTTCAAAATCATTTTGTCCGATCCGAAGGTAGAAGGTATTTTCGTGAACATTTTCGGCGGAATTATGCAGTGTGACATCATTGCGAACGGCGTCGTGGAGGCTGCCAAACAGTTGGGGCTGACTCGTCCGCTTGTTGTCCGTCTTGAAGGGACAAATGTTGAGCTCGGCAAACAGATTTTAGCGGAATCCGGTTTGAATATCGTAGCAGCGGATTCCATGGCGGATGGCGCCCAAAAAATCGTCGAACTTGTTCAATAGCCTGTTTGCATTCCGATATGCCGAATAAACGATAGGGGATGTGAAGATCGTGAGTATTTTGGTCGATAAGCATACAAAGGTGATTACACAGGGGATTACGGGAAAAACGGCGTTGTTTCATGCCAAGGGTGCACTTGATTACGGTACACAAATGGTAGGTGGCACCTCTCCAGGTAAGGGGGGGACCGAGGTAGAAATTACACTGGAGAACGGACAACAGGTCAAATTGCCAGTGTTTAACACCGTAAGCGAAGCCAAGGAAGCTACTGGCGCAACAGCGAGCGTGATTTACGTGCCACCGGCTTTTGCAGCAGATTCCATTTTGGAGGCTGTAGATGCGGAACTAGATCTCGTGATTTGTATCACGGAGGGCATTCCGGTGCTTGATATGATCAGGGTCAAACGTTTTATGGAAGGTAAAAAGACCGTTCTGATTGGCCCTAACTGCCCAGGCGTTATTACGCCAGGAGAATGTAAAATCGGTATTATGCCAGGTTACATTCATCTACCAGGTCATGTAGGTGTTGTGTCACGTAGTGGTACTTTGACCTATGAAGCAGTGCATCAGTTAACGACCCGAGGTATAGGACAATCTTCCGCGGTTGGTATTGGCGGTGACCCCGTTAAAGGTTCAGAATTCATTGACATTTTGCAACGTTTCAATGAGGACCCCAACACTCACGCTGTCATTATGATTGGAGAAATTGGGGGTACAGCCGAGGAAGAGGCTGCTGAGTGGATCAGGGACAATATGACGAAGCCAGTAGTTGGTTTTATCGGCGGTGTGACCGCGCCTCCGGGCAAACGGATGGGGCATGCAGGCGCCATTATTTCTGGTGGAAAAGGAACGGCCAAAGAGAAAATTGCCACGCTTGAAGCCTGCGGGATCAAGGTGGCACCGACTCCTTCCGAAATGGGCTCGACACTGGTAAGTGTGCTAGAAGCACGTGGTATTTTGAATTTGTGTACGACACATTAAATCGTGTTTCTTCATTAATATACAGGCCATAAAACTGCATCGAAATTTGCCGCAGGCTAGTGTATAATGAAAGAAAGGTAAGCAACCTTTTTATCTTCTGAAACAGGGGATGAAAAGGTTGCTTTTTTTGCGTTAAGACAGACTTGTCAGGGAAACGCTTGCAAAATGATTCATTGTGCCACAAAATAAGGGAGGGTTCACTCTTCCGTGAATGGGGGAACCATAGTTTGGAAGAAAGATGGCTTTTGTTAGGCTTACATGAGTTAGAGGGAATCGGAAGAAAAACAATTCAGCGTATTCGGTCGAGTGACTATCGATTGCATGAGCTACTGCATTTTAGCGAACAAAAGTGGATTGAGATAGGGTTAAGCCCTGCTCAGGCACGAATTGCGGCTCAGTGTTACGATGAAGAATGGGTGCATGAACGATATCAGCGAGTTCTATCCGGTGATATTGGAACGGTAACTTATGTGGACGAGGATTATCCCCTATTAATGAAGGAAACAGTTGACCCACCATGGGTAATGTATACAAAAGGGGATAAATCACTTTTGCATACATGTTCTGTAGCCATGGTAGGAACTCGCGTTCCCACCGCTTATGGACGTAGAGCAGCGGAGATACTAACAGAGGGATTATGTAATGCAGGGATTACAGTAGTTAGCGGATTGGCGAGAGGGATTGACAGTATTTGTCACGAAACAGCCCTGCGCCGGGGAGGAAACACGATTGGTGTACTGGGAACAGCGATCGATCAAATTTATCCTCCCCAAAATGCGTCTTTATTTGCAGAGATGGCTAGCAAAGGCTTGATCGTATCGGAATATCCTCCAGGCACGAGGTCACATCCGGGAATGTTTCCACAACGTAATCGGATTATAGCTGGTCTAACGAAGGGAACGCTCGTCGTCGAAGCAGATGCAAGAAGCGGCTCCTTGATTACAGCTGATGCTGCGCTAGAGGCAAATCGAGATGTGTTTGCTGTTCCCGGACCCATTACGTCACCGAAGAGTAGAGGCACGCTGAGCTTGATTAAGCAAGGAGCCAAAACAGTCACTGAAGCTTCGGATATTATTGAAGAGTATGAAGCAGATTTGCGTACAAGGGAGGTTTCTTCATACAATAGAGAGCAGAGTCTTAATCTGAAGCAGGTCTCCAAAGTGCCAGAAAGTGAGACTTCTGAGGAAAACCGTGTCATACTGTTGCTCGAACAGGGAACCATGACACTGGATGAACTGCTTGATGCTACGGCATGGGATTTTGGACTTTTACACGCAGTTCTGTTATCGTTAATCATAAAAAAAAGGATCGCCCAGCTAGCGGGCACAAAATACAAGCTTATTTAGTAGTTGTTTTTGCAAAGTCCTTAGTTAGTAAATGCACAAATTCAATTTTAAACATCAGGTGGAGGGCAGTATGGTATTCATCCGCGCCGCGGATTCCTACTCCTTCCCCACTTCCTGAAATGTGTTGACATTATGACTCGCAGTAGCGGAGCAGATGGAATGGAATCTTTCTGAACAAGTACAGCGATCTGGAAAAATGACCAAACTGTGAAGCGCTCTCTGCGTCATAACTCACCACATTTCAGGAAGTCTATCATATTCATGTGTGTAATTGAGAGGAGGAAGAGCCTATGGCGGATTCACTCGTCATCGTGGAATCGCCTTCCAAGGCGAAGACGATCGGCAAATACTTAGGCAGCAAATATATCGTCAAGGCTTCCATGGGTCATATCAGGGATTTACCGAAGAGTCAGATCGGCGTAGAGGTCGAAAATGATTTTAATCCCAAATACATTACCATTCGAGGTAAAGGCTCCATTCTAAAAGAATTAAAGGATGCCCGAAAAAAAGTAAAAAAAGTATATCTGGCGGCTGACCCGGATCGCGAAGGTGAGGCTATTGCCTGGCATCTGGCGCATGCGCTGGAACTGGACGATACAGCAGATTGCCGTGTTGTATTTAATGAAATTACGAAGCAGGCTGTCAAAGATGCTTTTAAAACACCCCGTAAAATCAATATGGATTTGGTTAATGCTCAGCAGGCACGACGGATACTGGATCGACTTGTTGGCTACAAAATCAGCCCGTTGCTCTGGAAAAAGGTGAAAAAGGGTCTATCCGCTGGGCGGGTGCAGTCGGTTGCGGTGAAAATTATTTTGGACCGGGAAAACGAGATCAGTGAGTTTGTACCGGAAGAATACTGGACGATTACAGCTAAACTAGCTATTAAGGACAGCACCTTTGAAGCGAAATTTCATAAGCTGCGCGGTGAAAAGAAAGAGCTCTCCAGCGAAGCGGATGTACAAGAAGTGTTGGAAGCTATCGGAAAATCGTCTTACAAGGTGCGCGATGTGAAAGAGAAAGAGCGTTTACGCAATCCTTCTCCTCCATTCACAACAAGTTCCTTGCAGCAGGAGGCGGCTCGGAAGCTCAACTTCCGTGCATCTAAAACGATGTCTGTAGCTCAGCAGCTATATGAGGGTGTGGATTTAGGAAAAGAAGGGACCGTGGGTCTGATTACGTATATGCGTACGGATTCCACACGGATCGCTGCTTCAGCTCAAGAGGAAGCGAAAGAATTAATTATTCAAAAATATGGCGAAGCTTTTGTACCTGAAACTCCTCGTCAATATTCAAAAAAAGCGGCCAACGCCCAGGATGCGCATGAAGCAATTCGCCCAACCTCTGCGTTACGCGATCCGGAAACAGTTAAGCCGTTTATGAGTCGGGATCAGTTCCGTTTGTACAAATTGATATGGGAACGTTTCATGGCCAGCCAGATGGCATCTGCTATTATGGATACTTTGTCCGTAGATATTGAAGCGGGTGAGACGATATTCCGGGCAGCAGGTTCTAAGGTTCGTTTTCCAGGTTTCATGAAAGTGTATGTAGAGGGAAATGACGATGGTAAAACCGAAGAAGATAAACTGCTGCCACCACTTCAACCAGGCGATAAATTAAAAAAAGAAGCAGTTGAGCCGAAGCAGCATTTTACACAACCGCCTCCCCGTTATACGGAAGCGCGACTGGTGAAGACGCTGGAAGAACTGGGTATAGGACGTCCAAGTACGTATGCACCAACGCTGGAAACCATTCAGAAACGTGGGTACGTTGCTATTGAAGAAAAGAAATTTTTCCCTACAGAGCTGGGCGAATTGGTCATCGAACAGATGGAGGAGTTCTTTCCAGAGATACTGAATGTGGAGTTTACAGCTAATATGGAAGGTGATCTTGACCACGTCGAAGAAGGCGAAGGTAATTGGGTCAAGGTGTTGAGTGACTTTTACGAGTCATTCGAGAAGCGACTTGAAGTGGCTGAAGAAGAAATGAAAGAAATTGAAATAAAAGATGAAGTATCCGATGTCATTTGTGATAAGTGTGGCAGCCAAATGGTGTATAAGCTTGGCCGATTTGGTAAATTCCTGGCTTGTTCTGCTTTTCCAGATTGCCGTAACACAAAGCCAATTGTTAAGGATATCGGGATTAATTGTCCTTCATGCGGTGAGGGCCATGTCGTCGAACGACGGAGTAAAAAGGGACGTATCTTCTATGGATGTGACCGCTACCCGGAATGTGATTTTGTTTCCTGGGATAAACCGTCCATTAAGCCTTGCCCAAGTTGCAGTAGCCTAATGGTCGAAAAACGTACAAAACAAGGGACGAAGCTCAACTGTACGGTCTGCGATCACAGCGAAATGCTGGAAGAGAGCGATGAGAGCGTAGAGACTTCTTAAGAACAACAATAGCAGGGGGATTTAAACGTGAGTGAACTACAAAAGGTAACGGTCATCGGAGCAGGTTTGGCGGGCAGCGAAGCTGCCTGGCAAATTGCAAGCCGTGGAGTGCCAGTCAAGTTATATGAAATGCGGCCGGTTGTAAAAACACCAGCACATCATACAGATAAATTTGCCGAACTGGTATGCAGTAATTCCTTGCGGGCAAACGGCCTAACGAATGCAGTAGGTGTACTGAAGGAAGAGATGAGAATACTAAACTCCTTGATTCTGAGTGCAGCAGATCGTCATGCTGTTCCGGCTGGCGGTGCATTGGCAGTGGATCGTGACGGATTTTCCGGTCATATTACTGAGACGCTTCATCAACATCCTTTGATCGAGGTTGTTAATGAAGAGCTTCAGGAAATCCCACAGGACGGTATTGTGGTCATTGCGACGGGGCCTTTAACTTCTCCGGCTTTGTCGGAACAGATTAAATCACTGATGGGAGAGGAGTATTTCTATTTTTACGATGCGGCAGCCCCGATTGTAGAAAAGGACTCTATCGACATGAGCAAGGTTTATCTGGCTTCCCGTTATGATAAGGGAGAAGCAGCGTACTTGAATTGTCCGATGAACGAAGCGGAATTTGATGCTTTTTATGAGGCTCTGGTTACGGCTGAGGTAGCGCAAGTCAAGGAATTCGAAAAAGAAATTTATTTCGAAGGCTGTATGCCCATCGAAGTGATGATGCAACGTGGGAAACAAACGGCATTGTTCGGACCGATGAAACCCGTGGGTCTCGTAAATCCACATACAGGTGAACTGCCCCACGCAGTTGTTCAGCTTCGCCAGGACAACGCCGCAGGAACGCTGTATAATCTGGTTGGTTTCCAGACTCACCTCAAATGGGGGGAGCAAAAGCGTGTGTTTTCAATGATTCCGGGTCTTGAAGAGGCAGAGTTTGTACGTTACGGTGTGATGCATCGCAATACCTTTATTAATTCTCCGCAGCAACTTCATCCAACTTATCAGTTTAAGGGAAGAAGTAATCTATTCTTCGCCGGACAAATGACCGGTGTAGAGGGATATGTGGAGTCAGCGGCTTCTGGTCTGCTGGCCGGGATGAATGCGGCACGAGCAGCGCGTGGACAGGAAATGTTTGTATTTCCTGCGGAAACGACATTAGGTAGCATGGCACGGTATATTACGACCGCTGATTTTAAGCATTTTCAACCGATGAATGCAAACTTTGGTTTGCTTCCAAAGTTGGAGAAACGGATTCGTAACAAAAAGGAAAAAAATGAAGCTCTCGCTAATCGCGCGTTGGAAAGTTTGCGGGGTTATATCAACGAAACGGGAGTTATGTCAGCTGAAGTACAGGCATAAGGATGAAGGAAAAGGAGGAGCGCGTTATGGATATGTCCTTTCATGCTACCACCATCTGCGCTGTACGCCACAATGGCAAGGGAGCTATTGCGGGTGATGGACAGGTAACGTTCGGCAACAGTGTTGTCATGAAGCAGACGGCTAAAAAAGTGCGCAGATTGTATCGAGGTCAGGTCGTTGCAGGATTTGCCGGTTCAGTGGCCGATGCTATCACGTTATTTGAAAAGTTTGAAAATAAGCTGGAGGAACACCACGGAAATCTTCAAAGAGCAGCCGTGGAACTTGCCAAGGACTGGCGTCAGGATCGTATCCTGCGCAAGCTGGAAGCGCTCATGATTGTGATGGACTCATCCGGAATGTTGCTCATTTCTGGAGGCGGCGAAATTATAGAGCCGGATGATGATGTGCTTGCGATTGGCTCAGGTGGTAATTTTGCATTGGCGGCTGCCCGTGCTTTCAAACGCCATGGCTCTGGCATGGAAGCAAAGGACATGGCACGGGAAGCGCTAGAGGTTGCTTCGGAAATATGTGTGTATACAAACAATCAGATTATCGTAGAAGAACTGTAAATCGGCTCTGAGTATTCAAGGGTGGAGGAGTGCAAAATGAATAATCAATCGTTGACGCCCAGACAAGTGGTATCCGAGCTGGATAAGTATATTGTCGGACAAAAGGAAGCTAAAAAATCTGTTGCTGTTGCCTTGCGCAACCGTTATCGGCGTAGTAAGCTGCCGGATGATATCCGGGATGAAATTGTGCCTAAAAATATTTTGATGATCGGACCGACAGGTGTGGGTAAAACTGAAATTGCACGTAGACTTGCACGGCTCGTGGGAGCTCCTTTTGTCAAGGTAGAGGCGACCAAATTTACAGAAGTGGGTTACGTCGGTCGTGATGTGGAATCCATGGTGCGTGATCTGATGGAAACCTCTATTCGCATCGTTAAGACGGAACGAACAGAGAATGTGAAGGACAAAGCGGAAGACATGGCAAATGAACGGATTGTCAGCATCCTTGTACCTGCAGAAAAGTCAAACAAATCGCAACGTAATCCTTTTGAAATGCTGTTTGGCAATAACACGGGAACTTCAGTAGAAGAAGAACCGCCACAACAGGATGGATCTTTGGCAGAAAAGCGCCGTAAGGTTAAATTCGATCTATTGTCTGGTAAGCTTGAGGATGATGTCATAGAGATTGATGTGGAGGATACTGCCCCCAATATGCTCGATATGTTTGCTGGGCAAGGGAATGAACAAATGGGTATGAATATGCAGGAGATGTTCGGAAGTTTTCTGCCCAAGCGGACGAAAAAGCGCAAGCTACCAGTCAAGGAAGCTCGCAAGGTGTTGATTCAAGATGAGGCCGCCAAATTGATCGATATGGATGATGTGATTCAGGAGTCTGTGAAGCGTGCTGAGCAATCCGGTATTATTTTTATTGATGAAATAGATAAGATTGCCAGCCAGGGTAAGGGTAGCGGCCCCGATGTGTCGAGAGAAGGCGTCCAGCGCGATATTTTACCTATTGTCGAGGGATCTACCATCATGACCAAATACGGTCCGGTAAGAACAGATTACATTCTGTTTATTGCTGCAGGAGCTTTTCATGTTGCAAAACCATCTGACCTGATCCCTGAGCTTCAGGGTCGTTTTCCAATCCGTGTGGAATTAAGTAGCCTGACTTTGGATGAGTTTGTGTCGATACTGACGGAGCCTAAAAATGCGCTGACCAAGCAATACACTGATCTACTCCGTACTGAGGAGATTGAAGTCGAATTTTCTGCGGAAGCGATCCGTGAGATTGCCAGCATTGCTGAGTCTGTAAATCGCAACACCGAAAATATTGGTGCACGTCGTTTGCATACCATTCTAGAAAAGCTGCTGGAGGATCTGTCGTTTGAAGCACCAGAGCTTACATTGGATCGTATGATCATTACCCCGGAATATGTACGTGAGAAGCTGGGAGATATTGCCCAAAACAGGGACCTTAGTCAGTATATTTTATGAATAGGGTTTCTAAAAATAGGGTGTGAGGTCCAGAATAACACTATCTTGCACCGTCGTTTAGACCTAGATAATGGTCAAGTTGATGATTTTTCTGTCTATTCCAAAAGTAGGACGTATAATCTTTTACAGGTGTAAAGTGCTAAGAAAACATTCATTTTCTTGAAATAAACCTGAAAAATTTAACATTTTATGCATCTAAAGCCCTCTTTTTTAAAAAAGATAGGGCTTTTTTCTTATTGTAATTAGGTCCCAACTCTACGAAACTTAGAATATATGACAGAAAGTTATTATTTTCTACTTAAGACCTAAAAGAAATGTATAATTATGAAATTTTATTGTCGAAAAAAAGTGAAAAATCTTGTTTTATTGAATCTTACTTTGGAGTAGACGCTGGGAGGGAGGAGCTAAATGAATCTGCTGGGTGATATGAGCTTTCAAAAGCTTCAGGCAGGTGTACAGGCGGCAAATACGAGACAACGTGTGATGGCCGACAATATATCCAATGCGGATACCCCGTATTTTAAGCGTTCGGAGGTTTCATTTGAAGAACTGCTTCAGCAGCAAATGGACGGTGATGTCACACCACTACGTGGAAAAGTAACCAATTCAAGACATTTTCAAATAGGACCTGTGAACTCCATTCCAGATGCCACGGTCACCAAAGATGGGTACTCAGTCATGAATAACAATATGAACAACGTAGATATCGACAGAGAAATGAGTCTTATGGCTGAAAATCAACTAAGATATAATACCTACATCCAAGAAATTAATGAGCGCATCAAGATGATGAGAACAGCGGTAGAAGGGAGATAGGACTAGGTGAAGATTAACAACGGCTTTGATATTAGTGCATCTGCTCTTACGGCCCAACGGTTGCGGATGGACGTTATATCTAGCAACATTGCCAACGCAGAGACAACTCGGGCGAAAGTAGAGAATGGACAAGCAGTTCCATATCGGAGAAAAACGGTTGTTTTGGAGCCGAACCAATCTGGCTTTGCCGATGTTTTGAAGGCTCAAATGGAAGGAAGTAGCACAAGCGCTGCTGGCGTTAAGGTTTCGCAAATTCAGGAAGATCAGTCACCTTTAAAGCCTGTGTACAATCCGGGTCACCCGGACGCTGATAAAGATGGCTATGTATATATGCCTAATGTAGACATTATGAAAGAAATGGTCGACATGATTTCCGCAACACGCTCATACGAAGCCAATGTAACAGCTCTGAATGCATCAAAGGCTATGGTTTCCAAAGCGCTTGAAATCGGTCGCTAAGTTCTAGGACTACTAACTACTTAATAGGGAGAGTAAAACATGATTCAGAACGCCATGTTTAATGTACAGACACCGGCAATACAGCAGATTCAATCGCCTAACAATGAGTTGACGAAAGCGACGCCTTCCGAATCCTTGAAGGATTTTGGTTCCTTCCTAAAGGATGCTCTCAATGAAGTAGGGCAGCAGGAAGCCGCTACGCACCAGATGTCCGACCAATTCATGGCAGGCAAAGTTGATGTAGATCAGGTCATGATCA
This window contains:
- a CDS encoding organic hydroperoxide resistance protein, which translates into the protein MMTIQQKMYETTVKAVGGRNGYIESSSPELRLDIDTPKEMGGAGGAGTNPEQLFAAGYSACFDSALNMVARMQRIKHEGTEVTATVHFGKVEDGGFGIGVSLDVLVKGVDHETAVKLVEGAHEQCPYSRATRGNIEVKLNVL
- a CDS encoding MarR family winged helix-turn-helix transcriptional regulator, whose product is MEDNPNEGTALKLDNQLCFAIYACSREITKLYQPYLEKLGVTYSQYLVLIVLWEREECTVKELGEALYLDSGTLTPLLKRLQNAGLIDRKRSTQDERKVLISLTTEGSALREKALSVPGCIQEKTSMTHDQFGSLLLQFNDLLDRVHQANVQIEKS
- the sucC gene encoding ADP-forming succinate--CoA ligase subunit beta, whose translation is MNIHEYQGKEVLKQYGVAVPNGKVAYTVEEAVAAAESLGSAVTVVKAQIHAGGRGKAGGVKVAKGLDEVRTFASEILGKVLVTHQTGPEGKEVKRLLVEEGCDIRKEYYVGVVVDRATGRIVMMASEEGGTEIEEVAAATPEKIFKAVVDPAIGLQVYQARKLAYDINIPNELVNKAVKFMLALYEAFVDKDCSIAEINPLVVTGDGNVLALDAKLNFDSNALFRHKDILELRDLDEEDEKEIEASKFDLSYIALDGNIGCMVNGAGLAMATMDIIKYYGGDPANFLDVGGGATTEKVTEAFKIILSDPKVEGIFVNIFGGIMQCDIIANGVVEAAKQLGLTRPLVVRLEGTNVELGKQILAESGLNIVAADSMADGAQKIVELVQ
- the sucD gene encoding succinate--CoA ligase subunit alpha; translated protein: MSILVDKHTKVITQGITGKTALFHAKGALDYGTQMVGGTSPGKGGTEVEITLENGQQVKLPVFNTVSEAKEATGATASVIYVPPAFAADSILEAVDAELDLVICITEGIPVLDMIRVKRFMEGKKTVLIGPNCPGVITPGECKIGIMPGYIHLPGHVGVVSRSGTLTYEAVHQLTTRGIGQSSAVGIGGDPVKGSEFIDILQRFNEDPNTHAVIMIGEIGGTAEEEAAEWIRDNMTKPVVGFIGGVTAPPGKRMGHAGAIISGGKGTAKEKIATLEACGIKVAPTPSEMGSTLVSVLEARGILNLCTTH
- the dprA gene encoding DNA-processing protein DprA, with product MEERWLLLGLHELEGIGRKTIQRIRSSDYRLHELLHFSEQKWIEIGLSPAQARIAAQCYDEEWVHERYQRVLSGDIGTVTYVDEDYPLLMKETVDPPWVMYTKGDKSLLHTCSVAMVGTRVPTAYGRRAAEILTEGLCNAGITVVSGLARGIDSICHETALRRGGNTIGVLGTAIDQIYPPQNASLFAEMASKGLIVSEYPPGTRSHPGMFPQRNRIIAGLTKGTLVVEADARSGSLITADAALEANRDVFAVPGPITSPKSRGTLSLIKQGAKTVTEASDIIEEYEADLRTREVSSYNREQSLNLKQVSKVPESETSEENRVILLLEQGTMTLDELLDATAWDFGLLHAVLLSLIIKKRIAQLAGTKYKLI
- the topA gene encoding type I DNA topoisomerase translates to MADSLVIVESPSKAKTIGKYLGSKYIVKASMGHIRDLPKSQIGVEVENDFNPKYITIRGKGSILKELKDARKKVKKVYLAADPDREGEAIAWHLAHALELDDTADCRVVFNEITKQAVKDAFKTPRKINMDLVNAQQARRILDRLVGYKISPLLWKKVKKGLSAGRVQSVAVKIILDRENEISEFVPEEYWTITAKLAIKDSTFEAKFHKLRGEKKELSSEADVQEVLEAIGKSSYKVRDVKEKERLRNPSPPFTTSSLQQEAARKLNFRASKTMSVAQQLYEGVDLGKEGTVGLITYMRTDSTRIAASAQEEAKELIIQKYGEAFVPETPRQYSKKAANAQDAHEAIRPTSALRDPETVKPFMSRDQFRLYKLIWERFMASQMASAIMDTLSVDIEAGETIFRAAGSKVRFPGFMKVYVEGNDDGKTEEDKLLPPLQPGDKLKKEAVEPKQHFTQPPPRYTEARLVKTLEELGIGRPSTYAPTLETIQKRGYVAIEEKKFFPTELGELVIEQMEEFFPEILNVEFTANMEGDLDHVEEGEGNWVKVLSDFYESFEKRLEVAEEEMKEIEIKDEVSDVICDKCGSQMVYKLGRFGKFLACSAFPDCRNTKPIVKDIGINCPSCGEGHVVERRSKKGRIFYGCDRYPECDFVSWDKPSIKPCPSCSSLMVEKRTKQGTKLNCTVCDHSEMLEESDESVETS
- the trmFO gene encoding FADH(2)-oxidizing methylenetetrahydrofolate--tRNA-(uracil(54)-C(5))-methyltransferase TrmFO, coding for MSELQKVTVIGAGLAGSEAAWQIASRGVPVKLYEMRPVVKTPAHHTDKFAELVCSNSLRANGLTNAVGVLKEEMRILNSLILSAADRHAVPAGGALAVDRDGFSGHITETLHQHPLIEVVNEELQEIPQDGIVVIATGPLTSPALSEQIKSLMGEEYFYFYDAAAPIVEKDSIDMSKVYLASRYDKGEAAYLNCPMNEAEFDAFYEALVTAEVAQVKEFEKEIYFEGCMPIEVMMQRGKQTALFGPMKPVGLVNPHTGELPHAVVQLRQDNAAGTLYNLVGFQTHLKWGEQKRVFSMIPGLEEAEFVRYGVMHRNTFINSPQQLHPTYQFKGRSNLFFAGQMTGVEGYVESAASGLLAGMNAARAARGQEMFVFPAETTLGSMARYITTADFKHFQPMNANFGLLPKLEKRIRNKKEKNEALANRALESLRGYINETGVMSAEVQA